In the genome of Arabidopsis thaliana chromosome 4, partial sequence, the window AGATGATGGTAAGTTATATCGGTTTCTTTATCTTGATcatgatgatttttttgtgttagattttattttgcaaGAATTGTGTTTGTGACacgttttctttgttttctttttgtcttttacagTTTGATCAAAGGCAGAAGCAGATGGGACTACCAAGGAGTGATgagatagagaagaaagatatgCTCAAGAAGTTCATGGCTCAGAATCCTGGGATGGACTTCTCTAATGCAAAGTTTAACTGATGATCTTTATCCAACTCTTCTTCGTTTAAGGCCCTGTTTGTTTGTCCATCCACATGATCCATCCAAATGGAgatgaaaaatgatgtttgtttttgacaatttaACAAGCATTTGGATGGATCATCTGGATGATACATCTGAATGAGTATCTAAATTTAGGCAAATTTATGAAACTCATTTGGATGAATTTGATTAAACCATTTGGATGGAGATGTTTCatccaaaaataacaaaaaactaatataCCCTCATTTATAgtcataatttaaataattttattttctatagaTTTCtcaaaaaatcatgaaatcacgtattattcttttatgtcaaaatcgtaaaatcGTGAAATTGCgttttttggccaaaaatcgcaaaatcataatttttgatgtaaaattatagaaatCGCTATTCCAcctaaaatcataaattatatttacgCTGAAACcactaaattatattttcttgccAAAATGACAATAttatgttttcccgccaaaactgcaaaatcatgttttcctgccaaaattgcaaaatcatttttcccgcaaaatcatattttcccgccaaaaccgtaaaatcgtattttcccgccaaaaccgtaaaatcatattttcccgccaataTGTTTGGTATTGATAGTGGGTAATAATGTTgaatatttgtcatttgttaaaatgaaaacatgggtattttagttatttttatctaaatgaaaatgtgaatgaactacaaaatgatcaaacaaataaagatccatttaaatgcatcatttagattaaattacaaataacgaaacaaacatcattcaaATGTATCATTCAAATGAATCATGTAAGTGGATCATTtgaatgaaaatgataaatgatgaaacaaacaGGGCCTAAGCCAATTTTGTGTTCTAATATAATCTTGTTATGTCTTCAAGATTACAATCCTGCCCTTTTGGTTTATTTCAAGACAGTTGTTGATAAGTTAAATATCTACTTCCTTAAGAAAACTtcatctgtgttttttttgcttattgaTCTGTTCATGAGTCATGACTATGAATATAGTTTCGTTTTCTAACCCTTTCGATTCCTAGCTGAtttctctttaatttgtttttgtttacttatgtATTCATATCAAAAGCATgcacattattattattatatttttgcgCATTATTTATGTGAGAATGAAAACTTATTGTAGAATCTCCGGTGAGGTTTAGCTCTGGTGGGTGGAATATTCTTGTTGTGGTACGGACTTATGTTTTTAGTGTAAGTTAGATTTGATCAAAACTGGTCACATGGTCCTTGTCCATACTCCATTGTTCTCAATGATTCATAAGAGACAACAACAGTAGACGACGAcacgttttcttcttttatgtgTTATGCTTTAGTTAGTTAGATCCATGCATCTACAACAATACCTTCCAAAATTATTGCAGCTATAATAGAAATATCAAAACGTGGATGAGAATATTTGCACTAAGCTTTTCAGAATTCTACTACACTAAACCATGGAAAATTAGTTTCTCCTACATGCTAAATTCATCTAAAGTATTTTCTCGAGTCCATCCACAAGAGTATTCGAGCTTGGAAGCAAGAGTTAAAAGAGGTTATTGTGGTTGTACAAAGTGGGACACCTTTCCTGATTGGCGCCGCCATGCCCCTTGGCAATGAACAATCAATAAAGGTATCGCAAAAGCCAAAGGTTCAAATTTTCAAGCTACACTTCTGAGATTAATGGcagacaaaaaatatatttatagcTTAGATAGTTATACGTTATATATAGCATTGTATATAGACGTAGCCAATTTGATAAAAACCAATGCATTCATGACCCAACATATTGGGACTCAAGACTATATAAAgccaaatacaaaacaaaacaaaacaaaaagaagtcCACTTGcgtataaaatatattcaatttcaataaatataaatgcaAACACAAACTTAGATGTATAAACTATAGCCGAAGTGAAAATATTCGGCAACTTTAGCAAATGAACAATTTCttacagaaaataaatggTCATCATCAAATTTGGACCACCCATGGATTTATATGTCAATTTTCATTTCCATATTCATGTAACAACACTACCGATTGTTGGTCCCCAACTTTGTGTTATTTCAAATTACTTTTTATACGTACGTGTCACAAGTAACTATGAgtaaatccaaaacaaaaaagttgagaCAAGAACATAAGAATATATAATTCGATGAAACTGAAGAGTTAaacataagaaagaaaagcataAGATCATACGAATAAATTTTGAGAAtcataatttgatatatatactcaaGGACCATCTGTATTTATTCACTTTTGGGTATTATGTTAAGTTCTCGGtaatcaaatacaaaatttccTCTCACGCACGTACACTTGTAGTTTCAATTCCCACTGATACAAAAGCTTCCCTCAAAGATGGAGTAaggaaattgaagtaaaacaaacaatttggactaatgaaattttataaaacgATTCAAGTTGGAAAATACAAGGAATTAACAAAACGTGTTTTGGACGTCAAAATTTAGACAAGAGTAGTCAAGAATCCAACTATGGAACTAAACCATCCTCACTGTTAAATCTAGACTCTAGTGATTagcattcaacaaaaacaaattatactTTTCGTACGGAACATATTCTGAAACTATTCACATGTCAGTTTTGTCATTTCCTCAAAActcatattcattttttttttaaatggacATCACGGGACCTGAGTTCCTGGCCATAAAGGCTAAAAAGCAGATCCAAGAATTGATTGATTATATGAATTTAGTTACAAAGTACAACCAGATTGTATTCTATGAACATATTAATTGTTTCCACTATTCATGGATTCATGATAGAGAACAATATCACTCAGAACTAGTTAATGTCGCGATTTACAAAAATCCCACAGCACCATAACCTCGCAATCGCATGACGTAATGGAAAATGTGAGAGAGAGTCACAAGAACATAGGACCTACACTAAACATGTGTAGTGTCTACACTCTACAGTCACCTACTATACAAGTTGCTAAATACTACTACGTACGACTTGTTTAGTTAGAACTGCAAAAAATTAAACTTGTTTGTCCTCTAATCCcaacagattttgtttttatatactGATTAACCACTGCTTTGTTACAACAACTTACAACTTGAAAGGAACGTTACATGAAATAACTCTTCTCATTCATGAATCATCTTCTCtacataagaaaaagttgTGCATAAGAAATATCTACACTGAAAAAATGGCAGTGGGGGTTAcatttttgatttctctaattctttatttacatttatttctattttcatgttaaacatttatttcaatgccaaaataataaagaaagtaaaatctATAAATGGGATTCAGTGCACCAATAATTcttacacataaaaaaatatcagtATCAGGCCTCTCAACATCACAATAGGGCAAGAGGAGGGGCCAAAGTACACAACTTTCTCCTCAGGGTATGCTCCAAATTCCCAACTTGGcctctctttttcatcttttgggtttttatgTTCACTCTTCTCTGCTTCATTCCTCTTTCTACTTCCAGGAAATAAAAACTTCTAATCAAAGAGCAAGAGATTAAGAAATGTATGCAGAAACTAGCTTAGCTTTCCGATTCATGCagagttcttcttctccagagATTCACCAATTTGAAGACCTCTTTAAATCCTACAAGCTCTCTGATGAAATGGTTTGTCTTTTTGACTTCActtcctctttttttgtcactgcatttgatttttttgattttgggtttCTTGTCTCTGCTTGACCTTTGATGAAATTAAGTTGATTGATGAAGACAATTGGAGTGTGAAGGAGATGGAAAACACTAATTAGTGGATATTAGTGGCAAAGTTTTGTGCTTTAAGTGGttttcttgagaaaatttGTGGTAACTGGAAATTTGATTCGATCTATTTGCTGAGCTCACATCTGTTTTGGCTTTTAAAAATTGGGTCTTTCTGGGTAGATGAAAAGACGGAATCTTCTTCTGCTGATGTTtgatagaacaaaaaaaaaactcaactttatttttggttttgagaaaaagaagaccTTTTTATATGTGTTGTGATTATGGGATCATGGGAGTGGCCCTTTTCTCTTTATAGAAGCTGAACTTAGAACTTAATAAGAGTGTATCATACACGATTGACAACAAACTTTTGTGTTTATAGACTATCAGATTCCGTGTTCTTTGagaattgtgtttttcttttttcagttATTCTTTTGCTCTGCTTGGGGTTTGTCGATTCATAGTGTCATAATCTTACTTTCATTCTCCACTATGACTgtaagaaagaataaaaattccCTTTCGTTTTACCTTTTTTGAACGAATTCATTTTAAAGAGATCTGTGTGTGTTTGTgcataaaaccaaagaaactcATTGTGTCTTAGtcaagttttgagttttgatctTGTGGTTTGTGGTTTTGGTTGTCTCTTGTTatgttttgctcatttttcttataattgtGATGCAGAACAATCTTGTTGAGGCAAGTGAGTATGATTTTGGAGAAGAGAGTGACCTATTCAAAGCCCCTGAGCCGATTATTGAAGAACCAATGTTAGCTGTTGATCCCCTCTCTCAAGAGCTTGTTGAACTCGGTGATCTCGGGTCGTTGCAGAGTGACCAACAGCTTATAGACAAGGCTTTCTACGACTGTGAGCAGGACCTCCTGGTGAAATCAGCCATGGAGTCTCCGCTCTCCGAGGTACTAGACATCAAGAACATCTCTTTAGTGGCAAAAATGGACAACGATGTGAAGAGTACGAGTGTAGTCGTCTCTGATGTCCCAATTCCGAAGAGTGTGAGCTCGGGAAACTTGAGCTCAATGGATATGGTCGAGCACAAGGATGCGGTGATTCAGGGATTCCCTGATTTCCCTCCAGTGGATTATGGGATGAGAAGAGCCTTCAGTGAAAGCGATATACAGGTTAGAACTGAAATTATTGATATTACTCTTGTGATCATTGAACTCAACCTATACAAGGGTTTGCAAGAATTTAGACTGTGCTCATTCTTGTCACATCATCGATATTTCAGAGAAAGTTGTGACATTTCCCAAActcaaatgaatatatatagatatgatGTTGGCAAAAGTTCTCATGTGTATGTTCATCACTTGTGATCTTTTTGGTCTATGACAGACACTGGGGACTGGAAATACGGGTCTTGTTCAGTCTCAGTTGGATCGAATAATCATAAGTTGCACCTCTGAGGACCGCCGTGAGAAGCTTTCTCGATACAGGAACAAGAAGAGCAAGCGAAATTTCGGGCGTAAAATCAAGGTAAAGACCCGAAAAAACAGTTTATATAACACTAAACTCtactctttcttctcaaacCCGCTTTGTTGGAAACTGAGATCTGGTTTGTTTCGGTATGTACCGTATGGTTGCAGTATGCTTGTAGGAAGGCACTTGCAGACAGTCAACCGAGGATCCGAGGAAGGTTtgcaaaaacagaggagatgCAGAAATGATGAGGACTAGTTAGGTCTGATGCGGTGTTAAGAATATAATCCCACCCACCTCTCGTTTTGTATATAAGGGGGTTTGTCTGAATAAGCCTAGTAAGGAGTAAGGATtaggaagaaaaaacaagttgtAGTAGTCAGTCACTCAAGTAATGATGCTTATATATGTTAGATCTTGTGAAGTTATGTATCTctaaaagtttatatatagaagcTGTTTAATATTCCTCTCTAATGGTTTGACTTCACCGTATATATTATCAGTATTCTTAGTTTTGCATCAGTTGACATAAGTagcttttgacttttgatgaATGACTGTACATGGGGATCACCTTtggaaaacatgaaaaatgaaactttaGCCAAAATCTGATTTAGTATGGTCTTAGTTCCACACATACTTTCCCATTTGTATATGGTTGTGGATGCAACAGACCTGTTGACCATGTTgagatatatttgtaattaattgaaaagttCTAACATATCAGAACACGAAGCTgaactttttcaaaattctaGGTTTTGCAATCCTCCTCAAATAATTTGGTGAACTTTATTAATGCTTTGCGATGAAGAATCGATGGTGACCTGTATCATTCTTTGCGAGTATGTTTTGGACTTTTGGGAGCCCTAACCTTAAATTACCATTTCCAATGAGAAAAGCTTAAACCTTGTTTAAGTAAATCCAACGGAACTAGTAATGTTTACTGATAAATAAATCAACCCAGAGACAAACCCCTAACGAACGTGATTGGTGGTCTGTCTccttgttaaattttttgtttgtagttgAGAAAATCACAGAGCTTCTCGGTTAGTTCTAAACCGGAAAACCCCAGAAAGAAATTGTATTATTACGTAAATACCCTTAGAAGAATTGTGAAAAAATTGGTGGGAAActtttcaataatatttttgtttccatctTGTAGCTGCCTCTTTCCATCACCGGTGCatatagaaacagagaaacaaatatttaaaattttacatctACAAAGAGACGACAACTCTCCTGTGTAACAATGTAAGAAGAGCGTTTTCATGGGTTGTTGTTATTTCTTCTAATGTTGTAGTGACTAGTTGTTGTAATCATAACGAAAAACAAACGTAAGAAGTACACTGCCGTAGCCGTACCATGTAAGTTCCATTACAAGCTTCCATAGATTTTCAAACCTCATTAACAAAACATGTATCTGAATTTTCATATcaaattaagaagagaaac includes:
- a CDS encoding CCT motif family protein (CCT motif family protein; FUNCTIONS IN: molecular_function unknown; INVOLVED IN: biological_process unknown; LOCATED IN: cellular_component unknown; EXPRESSED IN: 23 plant structures; EXPRESSED DURING: 13 growth stages; CONTAINS InterPro DOMAIN/s: CCT domain (InterPro:IPR010402); BEST Arabidopsis thaliana protein match is: CCT motif family protein (TAIR:AT5G53420.1); Has 1589 Blast hits to 1589 proteins in 101 species: Archae - 0; Bacteria - 0; Metazoa - 0; Fungi - 0; Plants - 1545; Viruses - 0; Other Eukaryotes - 44 (source: NCBI BLink).) produces the protein MYAETSLAFRFMQSSSSPEIHQFEDLFKSYKLSDEMNNLVEASEYDFGEESDLFKAPEPIIEEPMLAVDPLSQELVELGDLGSLQSDQQLIDKAFYDCEQDLLVKSAMESPLSEVLDIKNISLVAKMDNDVKSTSVVVSDVPIPKSVSSGNLSSMDMVEHKDAVIQGFPDFPPVDYGMRRAFSESDIQTLGTGNTGLVQSQLDRIIISCTSEDRREKLSRYRNKKSKRNFGRKIKYACRKALADSQPRIRGRFAKTEEMQK